One segment of Agromyces albus DNA contains the following:
- a CDS encoding YbhB/YbcL family Raf kinase inhibitor-like protein — MFDYNPYEALQGLKPLPTFSLVSSDVRGDGALDRAQLGSSHGGLDRSPQLSWTGFPAQTRSFAVTCFDPDAPSASGWWHWAVVNLAATQTSLPTDAGAAGGENLPEGALMLPNDDRERRYSGPTPPPGTGVHRYFFVVHALDVPHVDVSTDAALAGLGMQLFFHGLGRGILVGTASGD, encoded by the coding sequence ATGTTCGACTACAACCCGTACGAGGCCCTGCAGGGGTTGAAGCCCCTTCCGACCTTCAGTCTCGTGAGCAGCGATGTGCGCGGCGACGGCGCCCTCGACCGAGCGCAACTCGGCTCGAGCCACGGCGGCCTCGATCGGTCACCGCAGCTCAGCTGGACGGGCTTCCCGGCGCAGACCAGAAGCTTCGCCGTCACGTGCTTCGACCCCGACGCCCCGAGCGCCTCGGGCTGGTGGCACTGGGCGGTCGTGAACCTCGCGGCGACCCAGACGAGCCTGCCGACGGATGCCGGCGCCGCGGGCGGCGAGAACCTCCCCGAGGGCGCCCTCATGCTGCCGAACGACGATCGCGAGCGCCGCTACTCGGGACCCACGCCGCCGCCCGGAACGGGAGTGCACCGCTACTTCTTCGTCGTGCACGCGCTCGACGTGCCGCACGTCGACGTGTCGACGGATGCCGCGCTCGCCGGCCTCGGTATGCAGCTCTTCTTCCACGGGCTCGGTCGAGGCATCCTCGTGGGCACCGCCTCCGGCGACTGA
- a CDS encoding MerR family transcriptional regulator: MPGLYDDTIPIGELSDRTGVSVRALRYYEQNDLLNAVRTSAGHRRFRPADVESVRRIRLLLNAGLPLAVVSQVIPCFLDDGARLHACVSDYLRAHLETVQARMEALDEQQGTIRLLQQLVVA; this comes from the coding sequence ATGCCCGGTCTGTACGACGACACAATCCCCATCGGCGAGCTTTCCGACCGCACCGGTGTCAGCGTCCGCGCGCTGCGCTACTACGAGCAGAATGACCTCCTCAACGCGGTACGCACCAGCGCCGGGCACCGCAGGTTCCGACCCGCCGATGTCGAGAGCGTGCGTCGAATCCGACTGCTCCTCAACGCGGGACTGCCCCTCGCCGTCGTCTCCCAGGTCATCCCCTGCTTCCTGGACGACGGCGCACGACTGCACGCTTGCGTCAGCGACTACCTTCGCGCTCACCTGGAGACCGTCCAGGCGCGCATGGAGGCACTCGACGAGCAGCAGGGTACGATCCGTCTACTTCAGCAACTCGTCGTCGCATAG
- a CDS encoding aldo/keto reductase produces MTTMTDATSLADDFFLLGGDLPVRRIGLGTMRLTDATGDGTQAGAQIWRAPADPSEAIALLRRAVELGVQLIDTADAYAFGESEELVAAALHPYPEDLVIATKVGNVRPSPTEWVPLGNPAYLKQQVELSLRRLRVETIDLLQLHRLDPAYTIADQVGALAELREQGKVRHIGLSEVTIDELSKARLATPIAAVQNHYNLSARDHDAVLDYSTGAGIAFIPFFPLAIGDLARPGGTLDDVAAELKVTSSQVALAWLLQRATNVLPIPGTTSIAHLEQNISASRLKLTEEKLQRISPTETTKRGQ; encoded by the coding sequence ATGACGACCATGACCGATGCAACATCCCTCGCTGACGACTTCTTCCTGCTTGGCGGCGACCTCCCCGTCCGCAGAATCGGCCTCGGCACCATGCGTCTCACCGACGCGACCGGTGACGGCACCCAGGCCGGTGCGCAGATCTGGCGTGCACCTGCGGACCCCTCCGAAGCGATCGCCCTGCTCCGTCGTGCCGTCGAGCTGGGTGTGCAGTTGATCGACACCGCGGACGCGTACGCGTTTGGCGAGAGCGAGGAGCTCGTTGCCGCGGCGCTGCACCCCTACCCGGAGGATCTGGTGATCGCGACCAAGGTAGGGAATGTGCGGCCCTCGCCGACGGAGTGGGTGCCGCTCGGGAACCCGGCATACCTCAAGCAGCAGGTCGAGCTGAGCCTGCGCCGGCTGCGCGTAGAGACGATCGACCTGCTCCAGCTGCATCGCCTAGACCCGGCCTACACGATTGCGGATCAGGTCGGCGCTCTCGCGGAGCTTCGCGAGCAGGGGAAGGTCCGGCACATCGGGCTCTCCGAGGTCACCATCGACGAGCTGAGCAAAGCTCGCCTCGCTACGCCGATCGCCGCGGTGCAGAACCACTACAACCTCTCGGCTCGGGACCACGACGCCGTGCTGGACTACTCGACCGGAGCGGGCATCGCCTTCATCCCGTTTTTCCCCCTCGCTATCGGCGACCTCGCCCGTCCTGGAGGCACGCTCGATGATGTCGCCGCCGAGCTCAAAGTCACCTCCTCCCAGGTCGCGTTGGCGTGGCTGCTTCAGCGCGCAACGAACGTCCTCCCGATCCCCGGCACGACTTCCATCGCCCACCTCGAACAGAACATCAGCGCGAGCCGCCTCAAGTTGACCGAGGAAAAGCTCCAGCGCATCAGCCCCACCGAGACAACCAAGCGTGGTCAGTGA
- a CDS encoding LysE family translocator translates to MVPVENLWAFALASVVLILIPGPSVLFVIGRSLALGRLGGLLSVLGNAIGMLPLIAAVALGVGVVVAQSVVIFTIIKFVGALYLVYLGIQAIRHRADAASGVNGELPSRSHWRQLGEGFVVGVTNPKTIAFFVAVLPQFVDFRGGSIPLQMFELGVVFVVLALLFDSVWALAASGARTWFARSPRRASHLAATGGVMMIGLGGVLAFSGNKH, encoded by the coding sequence ATGGTCCCCGTCGAGAACCTCTGGGCGTTCGCCCTGGCATCCGTCGTGCTCATCCTGATCCCCGGCCCGAGCGTGCTGTTCGTGATCGGTCGCTCCCTCGCCCTCGGCCGACTGGGCGGCCTGCTCAGCGTGCTCGGCAATGCGATCGGAATGCTGCCGCTCATCGCTGCCGTGGCGCTCGGCGTCGGCGTGGTCGTCGCGCAGTCCGTCGTAATCTTCACGATCATCAAGTTCGTCGGCGCGCTCTACCTCGTCTACCTGGGCATCCAGGCGATCCGGCACCGAGCGGATGCCGCTTCCGGCGTGAACGGCGAGCTCCCGTCGCGCTCGCACTGGCGCCAGCTCGGCGAGGGCTTCGTCGTCGGCGTCACGAACCCCAAGACCATCGCGTTCTTCGTGGCCGTGCTGCCGCAATTCGTCGACTTCAGGGGCGGATCGATCCCCCTGCAGATGTTCGAACTCGGCGTGGTGTTCGTGGTGCTCGCCCTCCTTTTCGACTCGGTCTGGGCCCTCGCCGCGAGTGGGGCCCGCACGTGGTTCGCCCGCTCGCCAAGACGCGCCTCGCACCTCGCCGCGACGGGCGGCGTCATGATGATCGGACTCGGCGGCGTGCTCGCGTTCAGCGGCAACAAACACTAG
- a CDS encoding VOC family protein yields the protein MIESAFPILEVPDLEAALGFYRDGLGAMVVYRFPPEGPPAYISLQAGSSSIGIGFAETVTPPSNILLWFYVDDVDAVTAALAARGAEVIEEPVDQEWGERTSLVTDPFGTRVRLGAAISPPPDEE from the coding sequence ATGATCGAATCCGCGTTTCCGATTCTCGAGGTGCCCGACCTGGAGGCCGCGCTCGGCTTCTACCGCGACGGGCTCGGTGCCATGGTCGTCTACCGGTTTCCACCCGAGGGTCCGCCGGCGTACATCTCGCTGCAGGCCGGTTCCTCCTCGATCGGCATCGGCTTCGCCGAGACGGTGACGCCGCCGTCGAACATCCTGCTCTGGTTCTACGTCGACGACGTCGATGCCGTCACGGCCGCGCTCGCCGCCCGCGGCGCCGAGGTGATCGAGGAGCCCGTCGACCAGGAGTGGGGCGAACGCACGTCGCTCGTCACCGATCCGTTCGGCACGCGCGTGCGACTCGGCGCCGCGATCTCTCCGCCGCCCGACGAGGAGTGA